One genomic window of Branchiostoma floridae strain S238N-H82 chromosome 4, Bfl_VNyyK, whole genome shotgun sequence includes the following:
- the LOC118413928 gene encoding sodium- and chloride-dependent glycine transporter 2-like has product MASPPRTETSSSAVPTRTVPSHVVVMATDNKETTPCCCCCDDGCEEENEERGNWSCNFESILASISYAIGPAYLWAMPYVISRNGGGALATYLVLQMFISFPIVYLEMALGQYTSQGPIRAWRGVPILQGIGVGMVVMSAIVCIYYNSLVAQILYYLFYVTGDLNRATSCANVWNTPGCANSTSRPFAAEEYRHNYVLQLSDGIGNLGAVRGPLAGFLILAWLLVAVALSFGAKSLGKVAYVTTLVPTVLIVVMFVRAVSLPGASNGIRRFFAAPRVGVNNMNQRLYPTMISNIVFRLSLGYGGYTTLASYNRFHNNVLRDAILVVFIDFLVMLFCVLTTFAFNGYLLYERNSVVIRPGFDFAFVSMVEVFSSLPSGAGWAGLFFFTLFLMALGSQIVLVETVVTSLTDLIPKGLMKNLPGRESGLLSKRMLLHGVMTVAVCFLFFLLGLPYVTQGGSHLLSLVDIYNSIIQPYIFILLECVALSLLYGASCSRCCPALNRWMSDLSHMLQHVCCFCCATIVNGMAAAACVYYIPILMLVSHYVFTYSTA; this is encoded by the exons ATGGCATCCCCACCTCGAACAGAGACGAGTTCCTCTGCCGTACCAACACGCACCGTCCCATCCCACgtggttgtcatggcaacggacAACAAAGAAACCACGccctgctgttgttgctgtgaCGATGGTTGTGAAGAGGAGAACGAGGAGCGCGGGAACTGGTCCTGTAACTTCGAGTCCATCCTGGCGAGCATCAGCTACGCTATCGGACCGGCATATCTGTGGGCGATGCCCTACGTGATTTCCAGAAATGGAGGAG GTGCATTGGCCACGTACCTGGTCTTGCAGATGTTCATCAGCTTCCCCATTGTCTACCTGGAGATGGCGCTGGGACAGTACACGTCACAGGGACCTATCCGTGCATGGAGAGGGGTGCCCATACTGCAGG GCATCGGCGTAGGAATGGTTGTGATGTCGGCCATCGTCTGTATCTATTACAACAGCCTGGTGGCGCAGATACTGTACTACCTGTTCTACGTCACCGGGGATTTAAACAGAGCAACGTCATGTGCCAACGTGTGGAACACTCCTGGGTGCGCCAACTCGACCTCCCGTCCTTTTGCAGCCGAGGAGTACCGTCA TAATTATGTCCTCCAACTGAGTGACGGCATCGGCAACTTGGGGGCTGTGCGAGGCCCCCTGGCGGGATTTCTGATCCTTGCATGGCTGCTGGTGGCAGTCGCTCTCAGCTTCGGAGCCAAGTCTCTGGGGAAG GTTGCGTACGTGACAACTCTCGTTCCCACCGTCCTGATTGTCGTCATGTTCGTCCGTGCCGTGAGTTTGCCGGGAGCTTCGAACGGGATTCGTCGCTTTTTCGCGGCTCCCCGAGTAGGAGTGAATAAT ATGAATCAACGCCTTTATCCAACGATGATAAGTAACATTGTTTTCCGACTGAGCCTGGGTTATGGTGGCTACACGACACTGGCTTCTTACAACCGGTTCCACAACAACGTTCTCAG GGATGCCATATTGGTTGTTTTCATCGACTTCCTGGTGATGCTGTTCTGTGTGCTAACGACCTTTGCATTCAACGGATACCTGTTGTATGAACGCAACAGTGTAGTGATAA GGCCAGGATTTGACTTCGCGTTCGTCTCCATGGTGGAAGTGTTCTCCAGTCTCCCATCAGGGGCAGGCTGGGCTGGCCTGTTCTTCTTCACACTCTTCCTGATGGCTTTAGGTTCTCAG ATTGTTTTGGTGGAAACCGTCGTTACTTCCCTGACTGACCTGATCCCGAAGGGACTGATGAAGAACCTGCCAGGCCGGGAGTCCGGGCTGCTGAGTAAGAGGATGCTGCTGCACGGTGTGATGACTGTGGCTGTCTGTTTCCTGTTCTTCCTGCTGGGACTGCCGTATGTTACACAG GGAGGAAGTCACCTGTTATCCTTAGTGGACATTTACAATAGCATCATCCAACCTTACATCTTCATCCTCCTGGAGTGTGTGGCGCTCTCCCTTCTCTACG GTGCCAGTTGTAGCCGCTGCTGCCCTGCGCTGAACCGCTGGATGTCTGACCTGAGCCACATGCTGCAGCACGTCTGCTGTTTCTGCTGTGCCACCATCGTGAACGGGATGGCAGCAGCGGCCTGCGTGTACTACATCCCCATCCTCATGCTGGTCAGTCACTACGTATTTACATATTCAACAGCATAA
- the LOC118413916 gene encoding sodium- and chloride-dependent glycine transporter 2-like gives MASRPGAEMPSVAPKYTVPPAQVVVMATDNTETTPCCCCCDDGCEEENEERGNWSCNFESILASISYAIGPGYLWVMPYVISGNGGGAFLATYLVLQMFISFPIVYLEMALGQYTSQGPIRAWRGVPLLQGIGVGMVVMSAILCIYYNSLVAQILYYLFYVTGDLDRATSCTNMWNTAGCINSSSSAASEYLNNYVLQLSNGIDNMGAVRGPLAGFLILAWLLVAVALSFGAKSLGKVAYVTTLVPIVLIVVMLVRAVSLPGASDGLFYLLAVGVGNTERLYPTMISNIVFRLTLGYGGYTTLASYNRFHNNVLRDAILVVFIDFLVMLFCALTTFAFVGYLAYVRNLPIGDVAAAGTTFAFVSMVDVFSSLPSGAGWAGLFFFTLFLMALGSQIVLVETVITSLMDLIPKGLMKNLPGRESGLLSKRTMLHGVMTVAVCFLFFMLGLPYVTQGGNYLLTVVDSYNSIIQPFIFILLECVALSLLYCTSCSRCCPALNRWMSDLSHMLQHVCCFCCATIVNGMTAVAWVYYIPIVMLVHLMYVGIAGLWPHQLWYGSYVFPSGSHVLGNFIASVSLVMIPLVTVINVIIAFVRGQPRTILSPTDWGPYLNKHRRVATVDTQPLQPVQPPQPIQPLQPVQPQGQPWPQGPIVDDTRM, from the exons ATGGCGTCCCGACCTGGAGCAGAGATGCCTTCTGTCGCACCTAAATACACCGTCCCCCCAGCTCAagtggttgtcatggcaacggacAACACAGAAACCACGccctgctgttgttgctgtgaCGACGGCTGTGAAGAGGAGAACGAGGAGCGCGGGAACTGGTCCTGTAACTTTGAGTCCATCCTGGCGAGCATCAGCTACGCTATCGGGCCGGGGTATCTGTGGGTGATGCCCTACGTGATTTCCGGAAATGGAGGGG GTGCATTCCTGGCCACGTACCTGGTCTTGCAGATGTTCATCAGCTTCCCCATTGTCTACCTGGAGATGGCGCTGGGACAGTACACGTCACAGGGACCTATCCGTGCATGGAGAGGGGTGCCCTTACTGCAGG GCATCGGTGTTGGAATGGTTGTGATGTCGGCCATCTTGTGTATCTACTACAACAGCCTGGTGGCGCAGATACTGTACTATCTGTTCTACGTCACTGGGGATTTAGACAGAGCAACATCATGTACCAACATGTGGAACACTGCTGGATGCATCAACTCGAGTTCCTCTGCAGCAAGCGAGTACTTGAA TAATTATGTCCTCCAGCTGAGTAACGGCATCGACAACATGGGAGCTGTGCGAGGCCCCCTGGCGGGATTTCTCATCCTTGCATGGCTACTGGTAGCAGTCGCTCTCAGCTTTGGAGCCAAGTCTCTGGGGAAG GTTGCGTACGTGACAACTCTCGTTCCCATCGTCCTGATTGTCGTCATGCTCGTCCGTGCCGTGAGTTTGCCGGGAGCTTCTGACGGGCTTTTTTACTTGTTGGCGGTTGGTGTAGGG AATACTGAACGCCTCTACCCAACGATGATAAGTAACATTGTTTTCCGACTGACCCTGGGTTATGGTGGCTACACGACACTGGCTTCTTACAACCGGTTCCACAACAACGTTCTCAG GGATGCCATATTGGTGGTTTTCATTGACTTCCTGGTGATGCTGTTCTGTGCACTAACGACCTTTGCGTTCGTCGGATACCTGGCGTATGTGCGTAACCTGCCGATTGGTGACGTGGCAG CTGCAGGAACTACCTTCGCGTTTGTCTCCATGGTGGACGTGTTCTCCAGTCTCCCATCAGGGGCAGGCTGGGCCGGCCTGTTCTTCTTCACACTCTTCCTGATGGCTTTAGGTTCTCAG ATTGTTCTGGTTGAGACTGTCATCACTTCACTGATGGACCTGATCCCGAAGGGACTGATGAAGAACTTGCCAGGCCGGGAGTCCGGGCTGCTGAGTAAGAGGACGATGCTGCACGGTGTGATGACTGTGGCTGTCTGTTTCCTGTTCTTCATGCTGGGACTGCCGTATGTCACACAG GGTGGTAATTACCTGTTGACCGTAGTGGACTCTTACAATAGCATCATCCAGCCtttcatcttcatcctcctggAGTGTGTGGCGCTCTCCCTTCTCTACT GTACCAGCTGTAGCCGCTGCTGCCCTGCACTGAACCGCTGGATGTCGGACCTGAGCCACATGCTGCAGCACGTCTGCTGTTTCTGCTGTGCCACCATCGTGAACGGGATGACAGCAGTAGCCTGGGTGTACTACATCCCCATCGTCATGCTG GTGCATCTGATGTACGTTGGCATTGCTGGTTTGTGGCCACATCAACTGTGGTATGGATCATATGTATTCCCCAGTGGGTCTCACGTGCTCGGAAACTTCATCGCGAGCGTCAGTCTGGTCATGATTCCCCTGGTGACCGTCATCAACGTCATCATTGCATTC GTAAGAGGCCAGCCTAGGACCATCCTCAGCCCCACTGACTGGGGTCCTTACCTCAACAAGCACAGGAGGGTTGCTACCGTGGATACACAACCACTCCAACCCGTACAACCACCCCAACCCATACAACCACTCCAGCCCGTACAACCACAGGGACAACCATGGCCGCAGGGGCCGATAGTGGACGACACCAGGATGTGA